The Seriola aureovittata isolate HTS-2021-v1 ecotype China chromosome 7, ASM2101889v1, whole genome shotgun sequence genome includes the window GTCTTTGAGCAAGGCACATATTTTCGCTGGAGTCGACCTTGCACTTTGACCCTCTGCGGTGTCCTAAGACCGATAAAATGCCACAAGAAACTGATTTGTGAACTGACAGTAGGAGGAATTAAATGCGTTCGCTTTGGCGTTACATGTTGCTGCTCTCCATTCACAAACCAAGCAGGTTATTCTGTCGGGGAGCACATTGCTACTATGGCCACAGTTATTCATAGCTCTTTTTATATTgcagtctgtctctcctccctcttctcatTCCCCGTAGAGATGGCCCTACCTCACTCTAACtaatcaccatggcaacctggTAATCCCTGAACAGAAAAATTCTgactccctttctctctctctctctcgctctatctctctctcacacacacacacaatcacacacacaatctcacgcacacacacacacacaggactgcatgcacacacacataaatgcacacatgGATGCACACATGGGCACAATCacgcttgcacacacacacacacacacacacacgtgcacgcacacagacatTTCTCTGAGAGATACTCATGCAAACCAATACACTGGTGTTTACTGGTAAGACATATCTTACCCCAAACACACGCTTCCATGCATCATTGTGAGGATAAAGCCCCTCTGTATTTTGTGAGAcgcttcatgtgtgtgtcagcaagGATTTAGATACTTTTGGGTTGGGTGAAGAAATgctatttgtgtgtgcactATTTATGTATGCATTTTGcatgtgtgcttatgtgtgcTCAGGTTTGTCTGGATGTGTTGACTGCAAacgtgtgagtgcgtgtgtgtgtgtgtgtgtgtgtgtgtgtgtgtgtgtgtaactgtaatTGATTTCACACTCAGGTCAATGATTTTTACAGctacaagagaaaaacacacagattcactCTGGTttgctcctcatctctgtttCAGTGGCTTTTTGCTTGAACCCTGCTTTGCTTTGTGGCGGGCACGTCTATTAATAACACAGTTTGTCTTCAGTTAATatgaatttagttttatttactgaataaatgttttacaaCAATAATATACAGCCCACATCATTGGGTGGTTGATGTAAAAAATCTGACAATATCAAGCAATCACTTCATACACACGTCATTTATGCATACAGTAGGTACAtttttggtttcatttaaaataagatATCTTTTTTATAAAATTCCATATTTAGATTAAGTGAAGGCACGTAAATGGGCCGgatattcatgtattcatttgcacactgacacacacttaaACAATTTAGCTGGATGGATACTGTAATGTTATAAGACCCCTCCCTCTACACTACTTCTAATCATCTAATCAATAAAGCTCTTTCTCTTGATGGACACAGTAGTTGGAAAATCAGCCTGATTTTCAGGATAGATCAATGTGCTGATTGACGTGTCAGATGGATGAACGAATATACTCCAATCAGGTGTATTGATCCAACCAACCAAGACCTAACTGGATGGAAGGGTGCTAATTGATGATGTCAGCACCTCTGTGTAAGGGGAGGAGATTATAAGCCTCTTCACTTGCTTCAAATATCATATTGGCTATAGTAAGTGCAGGGCTTTGTGTGCATCATTGCAGGTATTACACAGATCAATGAGGTTTACATGGGGGAGAGTGGGTCTGTAGAGTCAATGGACAAAACTATGGTGCAGAGATGGTTTTTCTGTAACTATAAATACAATCGAcgtggcttgtgtgtgtggttttttaaATCTTGGCTTGGAAACAGTCAACACTACAACAGTGTGATCAGTGGTAACTGTAGTGTCTGAATTTGAACACTAGGTAGCGCTTGGTAGAGCTACAAACATATGAacttattatagtaaggtggAACACAGGGCAATCCAAAGCAGcatatctctgtgtgtgtatctttgtatACACATCTATTAACacgtttatgtgtgtgtctgtgtgcacttgTTCATAAATTTGACATACTTGTCTCTGCTTGTGTCTGcgcatgtgtgcttgtgtcctAGGGTGTTTGTTTGTCCTTTACGCATGTTCAGTGTGGCCGGGGCACAGGATGCTGCAGGGTCATGTGTTCGGCTCCAGTGAAAggcagtctgtgtgtgcagtagtGGTGGACCAGCTCAGGGATACTGGAGAAGACACAGCTACTCTGATCCAGTGTGTAGCCCAAGCCCTTACTGCTCTTAGTCTGGGCCACAATGATGTGCACACAACTCTGACTGGTCCTGATGgaacaagacagagagaaagacaaacagaaaggaaaaaaaaaaaatgtcagcaaaGACAGACTTGCATAGGATGCTGCAGAATGGAAAAATAATATACATGTTGGTACTAAAAAATGAGCTCTCTTATCTGTCTCTCCCTAAATGAGGCTATGCATTTACCGGGTTCAGTGGATGTGTAAATGGGGTTAATGATGTGGACTCTCAAATGAATGAGCAGTGTACAACAAATGTGCTCTCAGGCGCAcgtccacccacacacacacacacacaagcacatgcacgcgcacacgcacgcacacgcacacacacacacacacacacacacacacacacacacacacacacacaaatggcaCACGGGATTTCAGCCTTTATCCTGAGAACCTGTTAGTGTCTACTCTACAAATGACACACATTCTCATGCattagctgctgttgctgctacAACGCCAGCTGCTTTATCTCCTTACCAATGCCTTAAAAATAGCCAAAATCGGGGTAAATCAGTGTggaataatataaataaaaaaataatggcattcatatttattttctaaaatacaCTGTATGACAAATGTCCTGCCCAGGCCCATTTTCAAACAAGGCTGATTTAATGTAAACACGCAGAGTGACGTGTGAcattctgaaatgaaaaaggaaaaatcacgaaacatgttgattttcaaAAGtgctcaacaaacacacatgagaattaaacacacgtacacacatccCCACACTCACTTCAGAGCAATGGAGTACTTGCTGGTTCCTGATTCGCTGTCTCTCACCAGGAAGCTGGCTTCCCTGCAGCGCTGCAGCTGAGCCTCAGCCTGCTGCCGACTCACACTGCCATGGTACCAGCTTGGAGATgcgagggaggggtgggggagatgcagagagacagcagatCATTGACATATAGCACAGTGACATATGGAGATAAGTCATATGTCAAGTTAATGATAGGTGATGatggcgagagagagagggaaaaagagaaagagactgacGGGAGGAAGGAAACAGGCAGACAAAGATTTACAGTCGTCGtaaatcagacagacagacagatatatgTTGTGGACTGAATGAGTTAACAATGTCAAAGGTGAACTTGAGAAgacaaagagataaataaagtgGTCATACAAAGTGTATGTGGCTGTGCAGAGTGTCAAGGGAGGCCTATTAGGACACAAGGTGGTGCTGACAGTGGCTGCAGGCGAGAGCCAGTTATAAACAAGCTGTATGTAGCCTTGATGCTTGGAGGCAAAACACACTGGCATTAAGCTTCAACATGAGGGGAACAAATGCGAACATGCTCTGAGCATGTACCCCACATGTTCCATCTGAAGAGAAAGGCCACAGGATGAGGAGTCTCTCCTGTCTATTCAATCAAGCCTAACCTCAAGGGTGCACCCCCCTTCAGCATGTCTTCTTATGTTCAGCACCTTAGGGGTTGCTGCTGGCTTGTGCTTGCAGTAATAAATACCCAATTTCACTTAAAAATTTCTTAAGTGCcaagtgtaaaatatatatgagATTTTGGCCAAGAGAACTGGCAGCCTCTGCGCTGTGTGATGAGATATTGAGGTAATTCTGCTGGATTGCTTTACAACTTTTACACAGGGAAACTGATTTGTAGCCAAAACTGAGGAGGGTGCTGTTCTCCCTGTCTTACAAgcacagaaggaaaaaaaaaaaaacttcacaacaAATGCAAGCAGGGcaacacagagagcagacagcATGGGAAGAAGTGCAATGAAAGCTGCAGACTTTATGAGAAATGTGCTGTTAATGTTGATAAGCACAAATAATACGCAGACATGAGATAAAGGCGACCAAATGTCTCAACCcccatctcatttgtttaattccCTCAATCCACTAATCCTGTTCAAGGTTATGGTGGGCGCTAAAGCTCATCCCAGCATGTAGCAGATCAAAAGTCTATTGACAGACTAATAGgtaaactgaagaaaaaaaacccacttcaAAGTCtttgttatgtttattttgGAGTTTCCAAATCACCTCACCTgaatgtctttggactgtgggagtaAGAGCACTGGATCCTGTTACCTGTCCAAACCCACCTCGGGTTTGAGGCTAGGACTCGTGTCATGTCACGCCTTCTTTGTTTAAATCTACAAAATTACTTATTATTTATGTCAAGATTAATGCAAATTTGTCaataatatgttaatatttGAAACGGTTACTCTAACTTTAATCATTCTGTATTTCCTCCTTTTATCAtcatattattaattatttgtcATGTTGCACATTTTGCCTGATGCAGACCACACGGGGTCAAAATGTTGCCTGTTTCACTCTGGTAACGTTTTGGAACCACCGAGATCCACGAGATCCAGTATGCAGATGCCTTCTTATTTTTGCCTTTCTGtaattttaaaacatcataTGCCACTTTTCACCCCTCCTGCCATATGTCTTCTCCCTCCTTACCTCTGCTTCTCCAGCGGCAGACTTGGGTCCATTTTGGCTGCATCCCCATCCAGCGGGGCACCAAGGGAGGTAGGGGACGGAGGGGAAAGTTTGCTAGGGCTGGAGGAGGGTGATAGGGGTGAGAGTTTGGGGGTGGGGAAAGAAGGAGATGGAGGTGTGAGAGGGGAAAGTTTGAGAataggagaggagggaaaggagggtgaagaggaggaggctggagaaGAGGAGACACGTGTTTTATGGTTCCAGCTCTTCTGTCTCAgggtgtgttgctgctgttgctgctgctgctgctgctgctgctgctgctgctgctgctggcggcTGGAGGTTGAACCGTTCTCTTTAGCGGGAGAACAATCCAGTGCCTCAAACTGAGctggaggaagcaggagagACAATATCAACCTTTCATAATAAAATACTATCAAAGATACCAGATCTACCAAAGTAAACACATGTCTGGAAATTGATTCAGCAGGATTGTTTAGTTTCCTCTCTAAAGCAAACACAAAATTGTTGTGGCattactgtacaaataaaattcaTGGCATCCTTCCTCCACGCCCTACACCCCCACCCTTCacatcatccctctctccctttctctacCTGACAGCGCTCTCACAATGTCCTCTTTTCTCCACTCCCAGGGCAACTCGTACTCTCCGGCAGGACGAACGTCAGACTCTGGCCGTGTGACAGGGATCCACACCCCCTCATTGTCACCCTCCGGTCCTCCCTCATACGGTGTGTCGTAGATATTAGGAGGCGCGGGCTTGCCCTCttctcccttcccctctctgtgGCCTCGGTCCAGaagaacacacactttcagGAGGTCTTTGGAGCCCCGTCTACGAACCTCTACAGCAGAATGGTCATGTGATTTGTTAGTAATGTTGGATTTCCACTTACTGTATGCAACAATAGACAAAGCTTTGTGTCTCCCAAAGGACTCGCAACACTATCACCTTCTCTTGTTAAGATttattctttgtctttttttggaaAGGTATAGTGATTTGAGCGCAaagtggcttttttttattgcttttatttttcaataactgtgtatgtgaatgtgtgtgtgtgtgtgtgtgtgtgtgtgtgtgtctcccctTCTGTTTGACTTACCAGAAAATCAACCTCCCTCCgacaaattaaaatacatatgATAGCAAAACTGCTTATCGTATAATGTATTAGTGAACTCCACAGTAGTGAGGCCTTTGATGacttgctttgtttttcatttacatgtaaaatgttGATGTTACTCTAAAAAATTTAACGAACTTCATTAATATTCATCTAAATTTGCCTGTGATCGGGCGTGCACTTCTTGCAAGCTTCTCAGTATTAATTTGCATAATGTGTCTGTCACATATCCAAAGTGATGTGTGATATTCAATGTGTACTAATCATCACTGCAGGAAACGGAAAAAGGAGAATGTCTTAACTGAGGCTCATGCAAAATTAAGTAAAGTTAAAGTACACATTTTAATATTGCacattttattgactttatGGTTTGGACTGGTAAGTTTGTCCATCAGTTCAATCTAAGCAGCATGCTTATTTGAGATTtctatgttttttaaatgaatacacCATGGTACCCTGAACATCTTTTAAATTCTAACATATGTATATTCTTTCggacattgtgtttgttttgcatttttaggAATTTCActtgttgtgtttctttgctgTCCAACAGGTAGCCTTTATATCTGTACTATTGTGTGACCAAACAATGGAGTTACAGGAAGAAAAGGTCAACacagctgctgattggctggctgaCCAGGCCACTTCCTGACTGCTGGGAAGTGATTGGGCGAGGGGCAgtgggtgaggggggggggccCTGTAGGTTCTGGGAAGGGTTGAGGGGGTCTTTCAATTCTTTTTCACACGTAAGAGACCATAAAGTAttatgcgtatgtgtgtgtgtatgtgtgtgaggagggggggCATTGGGGCCAACTTCCTATCAAGAGAATGGGGCAAAGGAAACAGaggcaggagacaggaagtTGGAAGAGGAAGCTGCACCCATTGTCCCTGCACAACACTGTTCCTATAGCAACCGCCAGCAGGGAGGGAAGTCAGCAGAGAGACTGGGGGTCTAACTTGGCTCAAAGTTACTTTTAAACAGCCCTTTAACAGGAATGTGAGATGGTGTGAGTGCAGGGAAACTGAGCGAAGATGTAAGGTAAAGTGTAAGCAGCAAGTGCCCCTGGCTTGCATGTAATTAACTTAACTTATCAAAGGTGATATGTAAAGTGTATTAAGGGGTAATAATAAATTAAGTTACGTTGTCAGCAGACAAACTCCGGTCGAATCCGGTTGTTTAGCACGATCATTAAACATTCGTCTTCAATAGCATTTATAACTGTAATTGCTGAAACAGGCGATAAAAGTTGACCTCACCTGTGATGATGACCTGGGCATCATAGGGCTCCATGTACCCATCATTCACTCCTgctctctcagcctctctctgctccttgGTTTTCTCTGCATCAAAAGGATCTGCGTAGTCTTCCAGGATGATCAGCTGTGAGAAGGAAACGACCAGTCAGAAAGCACAATGCTGGACTACTACCTATTCACACGTTACATTTACCTGGAGACAACCGAGCAGGCAGGGGGAGAGGGATCTGATgcactacagtgtgtgtgtgtgtgtgtgtgtgtgtgtgtgtgtgtgtgtgtgtgtgtgtgtgtgtgtgtgtgtgtgtgtgtgtgtgtggtgtccaTGACTGAGTGACAAGTAATGGAGGGACAAGCGGAAATACTTGTGCAAAGAGGTCAGCAcattgtgtttgcttgtttgatCTGACACAATGTAGTGAAACTGCATTGTATTCTTTTGAGAGTGATGGAAACTGAATACAGGGTTATGAACTAAGAggtggggagaaaaaaacacaaaggaacaCAGTGACCTCAAGCCCATAATgaaattcgttttttttttttttttttttttgcactgtgcAGTATATTGACTTTTTAATCTGCATGCTGCTAGTGTTTCCTCTTGGTTTGATTCTAAATAAACAGCGGATGAAATATAAAGATCAATAAGTGATACATGGTGGTCCAATCTCTTTACTCACCGCTGTCTTTATGTCAGACCTTCCCTTCTCGTTCTCAGGCAGCTTCTGTTCAATTATCCCCTTGAGTTTGGGGATCTTGTCTTGTTTGTCCACCTTGATCATCCTGCTGATGTACGCTTGCGCCAGACTAGAGGTCCTGACCTGGCGGTTCTCATCTGATGTCCCAGTCTCAATCTTGGAGTTCTTGCGACCTTTTCCATTCGTGAGAGTATCCCAGACTGTCCCACCGTTGTTACGACCCAGTTCTATCGCAGAATTTTTCCTATTTCTCCCTGCTAACAAACCCCCAACTCCTCCATCCTTACGTTGATTCCCTTTCAAACTATCTCGCGAAGGTTTGGGTCGAGCTTGTGTACCAGACTCAGAGGCCGAGCGGACCCTTTCATTTCCGTTCTTTAGGTTGATAGGGAAATCTCTGAACCATTTTGCCATGGCTGTCGAGGTATTAACGCTTCTcacagatttaattttaaacaaatcTGTGGTCTTTCACACGTTCTTGCATAAGCTGCCCCACTACAGCTAACTTTGAACTGTGCGCAACGGCTCCAGCTTTACGCACAAATATTTTACGCACGCCTCGGTTAAAGTAACTTTGGTATAAAACTGCGTGGATATCTAAGTAATCAAACTGAACTGAGACCACTTTATGGTGCTGCACTGATTCCTAGCGTCTGGAACTCCTTGACTATCAGACAACTTCTGGTGCGTCTTGGAGATCATTGGCCAGCGTTGCTTCGTTGCTGTCACCCTGCACCTGCAGTAACAACTATCCCTGCAGTTTGAAAAGTAGCTTCTCTAGAGCGTAAACTCGAAAGAACTCGAAGTTTTTCTTTGAACCCAGTAAAGATCCCATTCCCGGAGCGTGAGATGGTGCGTCCTGTCTGTCGACCAGGCGAAGTgatgagatggagaggaaagtTGGTGTGAGCAGACAGTGGGATGTCGCTGGGGTTTGGGGAGGGGCTGTGTGGACGGGGCGGGGTAGAAGCTTTACTGTAATAATTTCAATGGATAGCCAACTCTACAACTGAATCCTCTCCAAACTTTATCAGCAGCTGGCCTAAGGCCAACAGACGCCTGGCAGTAAGAAACAGACAGTTATGACAAGTTATTACACATgtgtaaaaactgcagtttgaaaAATCGACCTTTGGGGTTTTTACCACTACAGTTCAAATCATATCTGTGGTCCACTCACCTCTCCATGGTAACAAcgacatttacagtaaatgatcACTAAGGGCTAAAGAGTTATCCTTTTCTAATTTGTTTATGCActtaattttatgacttttaatgtcagGACACGCAACAACAGACAACACTAAATATGCCACAAAAGCAGAATTAAACGGGGTTGATaataaaatcatgaataaaGACGATCAAGCTTACCTGAATAAGTTAGTTGCTTGCGCTACATGTTCTTGGAGGTCGTGCATCTGTAGCAGAAGATTGGAGCTTTTTGCCAAGGGCCCTGATGCTGCTGATCCACCAGCTAGTAGATAGGTGCGCCATCTACTGGTAAATTTGAGAAACAAATACATAGGGGCATTAATGTGTATTCATCTTGGCCCATCACTGGTCCTGAAAACGTTTTGTTTATCTGTATCATGCCGGTAGTTTTTGTTCAACTGGAGTGAAAACACgggtttctcttttttcccccaataaTCCCAAAGGCCTTAAATTGGTTCAGCACAATGACCAACTGACGTAGAGATCTCACCAATAGCAAACGTAGCCGATATCTATAGTTCCGCCCATGTCAGCGCTCTGGTCCAATCAGAGCGCTCCCTCCGGCGAAGCTGGGCGGGACGTTTACATCGTCGACAAAAGGTAACAGGTTGCAGTCGCCGCATAATGAACTTGTTGCTGTGCTAATTTGcggatgaattgtttttctctcccgCTTTTCTGTGTGGACTTTTATGGAtgtctgtgaaaacatttgaattatcATCGAAACAGGGGAGGCGAAGTGTCAAAGAGGAGCGGAGGGATAACTTGAGAGAAAGAGGTAACTTTACGGTTGGTTTTGGACTTCACTCAGCCAGACAGCCAAACCAGACAGACACGACCTGTCAGACAGTCAGTTATTCGCTTTGTAAAGGCTTTTCTGGTGTTCGGTGGCgcttatacatttatttaagatAGTTGTGTAGTCATTTTTACTACTATTGTGACACTGTGAGGTTTCTCTGGTTGCCAGTTTAGCTTGGTTGCTAACGTTAGTTTGATGGGtcgagagaaagacagggacCAGTGCTCCCGGCGTTACTTCAGGATACTTGGATTTGCCTGTTATGCGATGAGAAATATGTGCTAGAGGTTTCTGTTAAAGTTATCAGTCATTTCAGGTTGGCTACACATTTCTGCTAGCAAAATACACACTTAAATGCCAAATTAATTCATACTGAAAAGCAGTTTCTCTCCAAGACAGGTATGAATTCTGTGCATTTGTTCTGTCTCTACCCTGTGCTACCAGGGGGATTTGTCACTGGAAAAACTGTGCACTGATAAACATCTCTGACACAGTAACTCCAAATGTAACCATATTTCAGATCATTGGCCTTGAATCTATGCATCTCAATAATAAAACAGCTTGGCATGCATTCACTAGAAAGATATTTTGAAGAGCTGTTCTGTAAgtataaagatgtttttcaagATTAGCTTGAGTCATATGAAACTGATGACACAGGTAAGAATTACTGCAGGTTATAGTTTGGAAGTGGATAATGGAGGGTTTGTGGATTGTGTCATGAATTGCAATAATTATAGTGTTGAACCTGCATCACCACCAGCATGGTTTCGTTTTCAGACAGTAAACATGGAAGAAAATGCAGTCTGGTGGTAGTTATTCTCAATGATAAAGGTTAGTCCAATCTTACAGGTGCAAACACTCAAGTGTGCAGATAAAAAACCCATAAttcaatctctctctccctctccccctctctctttctcacacacacactcagcctgtGTAAgtgagaaggacagagagaaacaagtgTCTGGAATGTGAGTGAAGGGAGGGGCGTATTTATGTGCTCCTAATATGGTGTCATTTGTGTACTATTTGGTAACACTGAAGTCTCTCTTTTGTTATGCCAATGAACTTCTTTGGATTTGAAAAGAGGAATAAAtggctgtttgtttgagtgtgaaAGAGGAGCAGTGGCAAGTTTGGAAAGCGAGATTGACCGCTGTAGAGAGGATGAGGGCCTGGGTTTATGTCAAGAATGTAATGGAGAGGGAGAATACCCTGAGGACTGAGTGAGTGGCTGCCTGTCCTTTAAAGACAGAGAGGTAGTGAGCTACTGTTTTGTCCATCTTACATCCTCACATGTCTATCTTCTGTGCCTGTAAAACTTAATGATTCACCTGGCAGAAAAGGGGCAAACTGCTGTTTAACGAGTTAAAGGCCATATTGGCTTTATGGGATGCTGTTAACTATGGCTGAAATAGTAAATCGATTTATCAATATGTCAGGCATCTAGTGCTGCAACTAAAGATTACATTCATGATCAATTAATCTACCaattgttgtctttttttcaattaatcagttTCTCCATAAAATGcctgaaaacagtgaaaacctGTTATAATTTCTCAGAGACTAAGGTGTAACACCTTcatctgtcttgttttgtctgaccaacagtccaaaacccaaagatattcagttcatttatgacaaagaaaagcatcaaatcctcagaTTTGAGAAGCTAGGAACATAAAAATCTTTGGCATTTTCACTTAGAAAATGTCTAACACAatttattgattatcaaaattctcaaatgtgaggatttgctgtttttgtctcttttaaatTGAATATGACCAATGGAACTTCATTATTGACCTTGAAAACAGCGGGTTTACATAAAAACTGTACTAGCTTTTTCCAGCACTTTCAACTTCAACTCACTTAGTCATCCTCAGCTGATGCAAGATGTTAGCATGGGAAACTAGTGAAAacctttctgacattttaaagattaaaacataataaacaaattaatgacagaataaaataattgGACATTGGCAATATCCACATTGTTAATAGATTGTAAAAACGcagtaaatgttaaatatactTTTAGTAGATACAAATCAGCATGTAGGATGGATACACTTGTTATATTATATAGCGGCACACAGAACATTTTCAGGCCTAGTTTAGTTGTCATCCAGCATGTTTTACTCTTTTAGAATAAGGAATGACTCAGAAAACCTTCAGCCTTTGTTGCTATCTCTGCCTGTATCAGTTTTAGGCCAAGCCAGAGTTGATCGGATCATATGAACCACAATGACTCTGTGAGTCAGCAGAGGCACTTTCATGACTCCACACATTGCTGTTGTTTCATTTCGCTCCACACCCGCTAATCTCCTAATTATATTTTCCATTCCATCTTGGATCTTAACAGGGAAGTAGCTCCAATTCAATTTATTGTGCAAGAATTCAATTTGAGGCCAGAGGCGGAGGCCCATCAGCGTAACTGCGGGGTAACATGACTGGCAAGGGAATCCAAAAACACCAGATATACTCCTAACTGGGAAAACGAGAGCCTGCTAAAAGAATACCAGAGCTGCAACCTATCAActaagtttttttgttttcattattgattaatctttgCATTATTCACTCAattatttggtctataaaatgttaagACATTGCAAAAAGTAAAGCCTACAATGACGTCTTCATATCACTTTTTGGTTTGACAAACCCAAAGACAATCAGTTTACtatgaatgaaaatgttcagCATTTGGGCttgaaaaaagattaaaataatgaatcttTAAAATAGATGCTGATTAATCTTCTGTTGAATGAAAAATTGAGTAATCGACTATTTTTCAACTCTTAAGGATAGGAAtcatacagtgtttgttttaaatgaggaaactgtcatgttttaaaaaagtgactGACCTGCTTGATATCCTGCTTTCACTATGGACAAGGAAGTTCATTTTAGAGAGGTATGGAAAGAAATTAGGTTTCTGGAGGAACCTAAAAGGGGGGTTTATGTAGACAACAAACAATGTCAGTGTCTAAACAAACTTGTTATAATCAAAGACAATGTAAGGCAGTGAATGAAAGAGGATGGGAATAGTTTTGGCATTCTCAGAATTGCTGCCCTCGTTTTCCGCCCCACATCAGCTGGACAATAGGATGGGTCCCCCACTCCCCCTTGACGAGCTGGCAATGCGCTCTTCCTCtgtgacatgaaaaatattaaactgatTAAGCAATGCAGATGAtctgatttttttctgctttacagTTGCCTTTCTGTAAATTAATCCAACCCACTCATAGCTCAGACTCTACAGATCAACCTAGATCAGATGTGCATTTCACATTAAATCATTGTTTTCTAGGTCCCTCGTATGGCCTGTCTGTCCCACAATCATCAGTGCATGACATGTTTGCTTGACCTTGATGTAAAGGCACTGGGCTGCAGACTTCACGCATGACTTCACAAACGTTTTGTGACATGGTGCTTCCTCCGTGGTTCCCaaagggtggaaaaaaaactgacttaacTGTGCACGTCTGATGTGCAGGTCTGTCTGCGGATGATGCTAACCCACCACAAGCACACAGATTCCTTCAAAGGTCATTCATGACATCTCAAAT containing:
- the she gene encoding SH2 domain-containing adapter protein E, with translation MAKWFRDFPINLKNGNERVRSASESGTQARPKPSRDSLKGNQRKDGGVGGLLAGRNRKNSAIELGRNNGGTVWDTLTNGKGRKNSKIETGTSDENRQVRTSSLAQAYISRMIKVDKQDKIPKLKGIIEQKLPENEKGRSDIKTALIILEDYADPFDAEKTKEQREAERAGVNDGYMEPYDAQVIITEVRRRGSKDLLKVCVLLDRGHREGKGEEGKPAPPNIYDTPYEGGPEGDNEGVWIPVTRPESDVRPAGEYELPWEWRKEDIVRALSAQFEALDCSPAKENGSTSSRQQQQQQQQQQQQQQQQQHTLRQKSWNHKTRVSSSPASSSSPSFPSSPILKLSPLTPPSPSFPTPKLSPLSPSSSPSKLSPPSPTSLGAPLDGDAAKMDPSLPLEKQSWYHGSVSRQQAEAQLQRCREASFLVRDSESGTSKYSIALKTSQSCVHIIVAQTKSSKGLGYTLDQSSCVFSSIPELVHHYCTHRLPFTGAEHMTLQHPVPRPH